One region of Esox lucius isolate fEsoLuc1 chromosome 17, fEsoLuc1.pri, whole genome shotgun sequence genomic DNA includes:
- the LOC114828856 gene encoding proline-rich extensin-like protein EPR1, whose amino-acid sequence MRDEVKEVLSFEIQLFSEPPPLPAKFSAHGLLHCHRNHAFNHNRTSFPPPDKGSRWPWETACTSQSQAHLLLPKVLLTIRPPRLSPMYSPKVLLTIRPPRLSPIYSPKVLLTIRPPRLSPIYSPKVLLTIRPPRLSPIYSPKVLLTIRPPRLSPIYSPKVLLTIRPPRLSPMYSPKVLLTIRPPRLSPMYSHKVLLTIRPPLLSPIYSPKALLTIRPPRLSPMYSPKVLLTIRPPRLSPIYSPKALLTIRPPRLSPIYSPKVLLTIRPPRLSPMYSPKALLTIRPPRLSPIYSPKVLLTIRPPRLSPMYSPKVLLTIRTPRLSPIYSPIVLLTIRPPRLSPMYSPKVLLTIRTPRLSPIYSPKALLTIRPPRLSPIYSPKVLLTIRPPRLSPMYSPSSHFTVSLSSFSISFPSLLYLPPAVCFRSALWFKRLFLSFIY is encoded by the exons ATGAGAGATGAGGTGAAAGAGGTTCTTAGCTTTGAAATCCAACTCTTCTCTGAGCCCCCTCCGCTACCAGCTAAATTCTCTGCGCATGGCTTGCTGCATTGCCATAGAAACCATGCCTTTAATCACAACAGAACCTCATTTCCTCCTCCTGACAAAGGCTCCAGATGGCCTTGGGAGACCGCATGCACCAGTCAGTCCCAGGCCCACCTCCTACTCCCTAAAGTCCTGCTCACCATCAGACCACCACGGCTCTCCCCAAT GTACAGTCCTAAAGTCCTGCTCACCATCAGACCACCACGGCTCTCCCCAATCTACAGTCCTAAAGTCCTGCTCACCATCAGACCACCACGGCTCTCCCCAATCTACAGTCCTAAAGTCCTGCTCACCATCAGACCACCACGGCTCTCCCCAATCTACAGTCCTAAAGTCCTGCTCACCATCAGACCACCACGGCTCTCACCAATCTACAGTCCTAAAGTCCTGCTCACCATCAGACCACCACGGCTCTCCCCAATGTACAGTCCTAAAGTCCTGCTCACCATCAGACCACCACGGCTCTCCCCAATGTACAGTCATAAAGTCCTGCTCACCATCAGACCACCACTGCTCTCCCCAATCTACAGTCCTAAAGCCCTGCTCACCATCAGACCACCACGGCTCTCCCCAATGTACAGTCCTAAAGTCCTGCTCACCATCAGACCACCACGGCTCTCCCCAATCTACAGTCCTAAAGCCCTGCTCACCATCAGACCACCACGGCTCTCCCCAATCTACAGTCCTAAAGTCCTGCTCACCATCAGACCACCACGGCTCTCCCCAATGTACAGTCCTAAAGCCCTGCTCACCATCAGACCACCACGGCTCTCCCCAATCTACAGTCCTAAAGTCCTGCTCACCATCAGACCACCACGGCTCTCCCCAATGTACAGTCCTAAAGTCCTGCTCACCATCAGAACACCACGGCTCTCCCCAATCTACAGTCCTATAGTCCTGCTCACCATCAGACCACCACGGCTCTCCCCAATGTACAGTCCTAAAGTCCTGCTCACCATCAGAACACCACGGCTCTCCCCAATCTACAGTCCTAAAGCCCTGCTCACCATCAGACCACCACGGCTCTCCCCAATCTACAGTCCTAAAGTCCTGCTCACCATCAGACCACCACGGCTCTCCCCAATGTACAGTCCCTCTTCACATTTCACtgtctccctttcctctttttCCATCTCATTCCCTTCACTCCTTTACCTTCCGCCCGCTGTCTGTTTTCGCAGTGCCCTCTGGTTTAAGCGCCTCTTCTTGTCCTTCATTTATTAG
- the ccdc114 gene encoding coiled-coil domain-containing protein 114, which yields MPRGRSASSVRSDGSDMDIDVIAETEMGKLQRQFRIMEGERQSYSIQSQDHLRRQRQEMEKLEKEQQELLSSLRVSESLSRRQQDSEDTQTLRAMLDQRDEVAQELERERQSQAELEKEISNMEKKLVELRKGDITAVVSQKSQSRHQLKASRTLENKLDRAFIRFNEQLTKNSHLREDLETLRVERLRFQQLHGRLDKELQEIRKSIGDMISLSTAAYDARVEAQCKMTMMKDKAVKDLAQYSTEMKELERVIAHDRRLKEFMTTKCSERSDHDEEQDPGRGHGSEVKEQRRRDSGEESLDTLEEVFQRIQNITGEEDLEMLVTRFIQVEDRNFALFNYVNEQNNDAEALRDQIKQIQREMEQFNVKGQQQEMELHALLRDVDQQQRDTESQANQYEVLAGALSRTLDRIKTGVNDMFQKMDCDRSAVEDMLGSSSGIRDNNIMTYLGLVEKRANDLLTAQAFLSSRDLDKEYDAKDLARFLLGQNPEFPKQDIVIQPPPTGVDYDTDESLLTDEDERPLSQGELRQRIMKGVLLKEGSVRHGGAKGKMSVPSNSHQRSLEA from the exons ATGCCTCGAGGAAGGTCAGCCTCCAGCGTCCGCTCCGATGGTAGCGACATGGATATTGATGTCATAG CTGAAACAGAAATGGGCAAACTACAAAGACAATTCCGGATCATGGAGGGAGAACGGCAGTCCTACAGCATCCAGTCTCAGGACCACCTCCGCAGACAGAG GCAGGAGATGGAGAAGCTGGAGAAGGAGCAACAGGAACTCCTGAGTAGTCTCCGTGTGTCCGAGAGCCTGTCTCGACGGCAGCAGGACAGCGAGGATACCCAGACCCTGCGCGCCATGCTGGATCAGAGGGACGAGGTGGCCCAAGAGTTGGAGAGGGAAAGGCAGAGTCAGGCAGAGCTGGAGAAGGAG ATCTCCAACATGGAGAAAAAGCTGGTAGAGCTCAGGAAAGGGGACATCACTGCTGTTGTCAGCCAGAAGTCCCAGTCCCGCCACCAGCTGAAGGCCTCGCGCACCCTGGAGAACAAGCTGGACAGG GCTTTCATTCGCTTCAACGAACAGCTGACTAAAAACAGCCATCTAAGAGAGGATTTGGAGACTCTGCGGGTGGAGCGTCTGCGATTCCAACAGCTTCACGGCAGACTAGACAAG GAGTTGCAGGAGATCCGGAAATCCATTGGGGACATGATTAGCTTGTCCACTGCTGCATATGATGCCAG AGTGGAGGCCCAGTGCAAGATGACCATGATGAAGGACAAGGCCGTGAAGGACCTGGCTCAGTACAGCACAGAGATGAAGGAGTTGGAGAGGGTGATCGCACATGACCGCCGCCTCAAAGAGTTCATGACCACCAAGTGCAGTGAGAGGAGTGACCACGATGAGGAGCAGGATCCAGGCCGCGGGCATG ggtcagaggtcaaggagcagaggaggagggactCCGGGGAGGAGTCGCTGGACACGCTGGAGGAGGTCTTCCAGAGGATCCAGAACATCACAGGAGAagaggaccttgagatgctggTCACCAGGTTCATCCAAG TTGAGGATCGGAACTTTGCCCTTTTCAACTACGTTAACGAGCAAAACAACGATGCTGAAGCTTTGAGGGACCAAATTAAACAG atccAGCGGGAGATGGAACAGTTTAATGTAAAGGGGCAACAGCAGGAGATGGAGCTCCATGCTCTTTTGAGAGACGTCGATcagcaacagagagacacagagtctCAGGCCAACCAGTATGAAGTCCTGGCCGGCGCTCTGAGCAGAACCCTGGACCGGATCAAGACAG GAGTGAACGACATGTTCCAGAAAATGGACTGCGATCGCTCTGCGGTGGAGGACATGCTGGGCTCATCCTCGGGCATCCGGGACAACAACATCATGACCTACCTGGGTCTGGTGGAGAAGAGGGCCAACGATCTGCTCACCGCGCAGGCCTTCCTCAGCTCCAGG GATCTGGACAAGGAGTATGACGCAAAAGACCTGGCCCGGTTCCTACTGGGTCAGAACCCAGAGTTCCCCAAACAGGATATCGTCATACAGCCTCCACCCACTGG GGTTGACTATGACACAGATGAGTCTCTCCTCACTGACGAGGACGAGAGGCCTCTCTCCCAGGGAGAACTACGCCAGAGAATCATGAAAGGG GTCCTGTTGAAGGAGGGATCGGTCCGTCATGGAGGAGCCAAGGGAAAGATGAGTGTTCCGTCCAACAGCCACCAGCGCTCCCTAGAGGCCTGA
- the fam72a gene encoding protein FAM72A, producing the protein MSTSNFKNKCVTQVNCIYCESLLCTRGMKAVLLADTEIELFSTDIPPNRTVDFVASCYSTESCKCKLRDIACLKCGNIVGYHVVAPCKPCLLSCNNGHFWMFNSDAVSTINRLDATGLNLLLWGDLPELEDSENEGSDSPSDEECFR; encoded by the exons ATGTCTACCTCCAacttcaaaaacaaatgtgtcactCAAGTGAATTGTATATACTGTGAGAGTCTACTCTGCACAAGaggaatgaaggcagttcttcTTGCAGATACAGAAATTGAACTGTTTTCTACTGACATACCACCGAACAG AACTGTTGACTTTGTGGCCAGCTGCTACTCTACTGAAAGCTGCAAATGTAAACTGAGAGATATCGCCTGCCTGAAATG TGGTAATATTGTGGGCTATCATGTGGTGGCCCCCTGCAAGCCCTGCCTGCTGTCCTGTAACAACGGCCATTTCTGGATGTTTAACAGTGACGCTGTTTCCACGATCAACAGACTGGATGCTACGG GTTTGAACCTGTTGTTGTGGGGAGACCTCCCCGAGTTGGAGGACAGCGAGAACGAAGGATCAGACAGTCCATCGGATGAGGAGTGCTtcaggtag